The segment CCGAGCGTCAAGCTCGCCAACCCCCTCGACGGGCAGGCGCCGTTCCTTCGCCGCAGCCTCGTCCCGGGGCTGCTGCGGGTGGCGCATCGGAACGTCGCCCGCGGTCTGACCGACCTGGCTCTGTTCGAGACCGGTGTCGTGTTCCTTCCGGAGCCCGGTGTCGCCTACGGCACCGAGAGCGTTCCGCCGCTGGCGGTGCGTCCGGATGCCGCGACGCTGACGGCCCTCGACGCATCGATCCCGCCGCAGCACCGCCACGTCGCGGTGCTGCTCACAGGTGCGATCACCCCGAAGCAGCCCGGCTTCCCGGCGGAGCACGCCGGACTCGCCAATGCCCTCGATGCCGTCCGCACGATCGCGGCGGCGGCGGGGGTGGAAATCGAGGTCGCACAGGGCGAGCGCGCGGCGCTGCATCCCGGACGCACCGGCGTCCTCTCCGTCGGGGCGACCACGGTCGGCTATGTCGGAGAGCTCCTTCCGTCCGTCGCCGAGGACGCCGACCTCCCCGGGCGGGTCATCGTCGCCGAACTCGATCTCGACCTCGTGCTCTCCCTGGCGGGCGAGAAGGTGGTCGCGGCCTCGCTGTCGGGCTACCCGGCGGCGACCCAGGACGTCTCTCTCGTCGTGGATGCCACGGTGCCGGCGGCCGATGTCCGTGCGGCGCTCGTCGACGGTTCGGGCGCGCTGCTCGAGTCGCTGCGGCTCGTGGACGACTACCGCGGGGCGGGGGTTCCGGCGGGCTCGAAAAGCCTGACGTTCGCCCTCCGCTTCCGTGCGCCGGACCGCACGCTCACCGCGGCCGAGGCGACGGAGGCGAAGCTCGCCGGTGTCGCCGTCGCCGCGGAGCGCTTCGGAGCGAGCCTGCGCGAGTAGCCGCTGCGCTCTGCCCGGAGCGGAACGCGGTGTCGTCCCGCCCGATGCTCTGATGAGATGGCGGCATGACGAACGTGCTCATCCTCGGCGGCACCGGCTGGCTGAGCGGTCGGGTCGCCCGCGCCTGGGTGGATGCCGGCGCGCGAGTCACGTGCCTCGCACGTGGCGGTCGGCCTGCACCGGAGGGCGCCGAGCTCGTCATCGCCGATCGGAGCAACCCGGGTGCCTACGATGCCGTGGCCCGGCGCGAGTGGGACGAGGTGGTCGAGATCTCGTCGGCACCCGAGCACGTCTCTTCCGCCGTAGCCGCGCTGGCGGCGGTCTCCCATCACCTGACCTACGTGTCGTCGCTGTCGGTGTACGCGGCGAACGACGTCGTCGGCGCCGATGAGGCCGCCGACGTCAGCGCGCCGCTTCGGCCGGGGGAGGAGTACGACTACTCGCGTGCGAAGGCCGCCGCCGAAGCATCCGTTCGTGACGTCTTCGGCGATCGTGCCGCCATCGTGCGACCGGGGCTCATCGTCGGTCCGGACGATCCCACCGATCGTTTCGGATACTGGGTCGCGCGCGTCGCGCTCGCCGGGGTCGAACCCGTCCTCACACCGACTCTCGCGGGCCGCATGTCTCAGGTGATCGATGTCGACGACCTTGCGGCTTTCCTCGTGGCGTGCGGGGCGGCGCGGCTGCCGATCGTGGCGAACGCGGTCGGTGATCCGATGCCGTTCCGCACGCTCGTCGACACCGCCCGAGAGGTGGCAAGCCACCGCGGCGATCTCGTGGAGGCCGACGACGAGTGGCTGGTCGCACACGACGTGCAGTTCTGGATGGGTCCGCGCTCGCTCCCGCTGTGGCTGCCGAGTGACATGCCGGGATTCGCGACGCGTTCCAATACCGCGTATCGCGCGGCCGGTGGCCCCCTCCGCGATCTCGGCGACACGCTGCGGCGCACTTTCGCCGACGAAACCGCGCGCGGGCTCGACCGCGAGCGGCGCAGCGGGCTGACGCGGGCGGAGGAAGAGGAGCTCATCAGCGCACGGCGCCGCGCGGAGTGAGCCGAGCGGCCCTGTCGCGTCGGATTGCGTCAACGGTATCGGCGACCCTCATCGCGCCGATAGGCGATGACGGCGACCAGGGAGAGCGCCAGCGTCCAGGCTGCGATACCGATGACCGCCCAGAGGGGGACTTCGGTGCCCAGGGCGACGTTCACCACGATCTCGCGCGCCTGGCGGACGGGAAGGAATGCCGAGGCGACGTCGAGCCACCCCGGGAACAGCTGCGGGGGGAGGAACAGCCCACCGCCGAAGGCGAGGAGGAACATCGCCACCTGCGTCACCGCGATCGCGGCCTTCGGGCCGGTCAGGGTGCCGATGAGGATGCCGATGAGTCCGGACGGGGCCGCGGTCACGACCGCAAGAGCGATCGCTCCGAGCGCATTCAGAGGTTCGGGGCGAGCCTGGGTGAAGAGACCACCGATCACCAGGAGCGGCACCATCGCCATCACGGAGATCACCAGGGTCGCCGACAGCAACCCGAGGATGCGGGCGCTCGCCGCTCCGGGAAGGGTCCGCAGGTACGGCGCCCACGGTTTCGCCCGCTGCTCGGCCAGCTCGATGCCGAGAGAGAACAGACCCGCCGACATGAAGGCGAAGACCACCATCGAGCACAGCGCGGCGGTGGCGAACTCCGCCGATCCGCGCACCGCGGGCTGGGGGAGCACGAACAGGCAGAAGGCGAGACTCGGGAAGACCAGCGACCCGAGGACGGCGATGGGCACCCGGGAGGTCTCCACCAGGTTGTAGCGGGCATGGGTCGCGGCCAGGGCGAGCGTGGACATCGGTCTCCGATCGTCAGCGGGCGGAAGGGGAGGTGAGGGAGAGGAAGGCCTCTTCGAGGGTGGCGCCGCGCACCTGCAGGTCGAAGAAGGGGAGGTCGTGCGCAACGAGCTTCCGCACGAAGTCATCGGCGTCGGAGACGACCGCGCTGACCAGAGCACGAGGGTCCGGGGATGCCCCGTCGATGGAGGTGATGGCGGCGTCGGGCTCGAGGGCCTGGAGTAGCGACGGCTCGACCCCGCGCAGAGTGACCCGTCGACGGCCGACGCCGGCCATGATCGCCGACAGGGTGTCATCCGCTCGGATGCGCCCGCGGTCGATGACGACGACGCGCTCGGCGAGCTGCTCGATCTCCTCCAGGTGGTGGCTGGTCACGATGACCGTGCACCCCGCCGCATGGCGGGCGCGCACCGCCTCCCACAGTGCACGCCTCCCTTCGACGTCGAGCCCGGTGGTCGGTTCGTCCAGGAGCACCAGGCGAGGGTCTCCGACGAAGGCCATCGCGACGGCGACGCGACGCTGCTGACCACCCGACAGCCCGCCGCACAGTTTGTCGACGAGATCGTCCAGACCGAACTCCGACACGATCTGATCTCGTGGCGCGGGTACGGGATAGTGCGCGGCGACGAGCTCGAGCACCTCTCTGACCCGCAGCGACTCGGGGAGCGCCGTCGCCTGCGGGGTGCTTCCCAGCGTTCGCCGGGCCGCGGGGTCACGAGGATCGGCGCCGAAGAGGCGGACGGTTCCGGATGACGGCTGACGGACGCCGGTGAGGAGGGAGAGCGCCGTGGTCTTGCCGGCGCCGTTCGGCCCGAGAAGACCGACGCACTCGCCGGCATCGACGTCGAGCGAGACGTCGTCGAGGGCGGCGAGGTTCCCGAAGCGCTTGGTGACGCCGAGAAGCTGGGCGGGGCGAGTCATGATGATCCTCCGAGAAGGTCGAGCAGGTGAGCGCGGTAGGTGCGGAACGCGGTGCGCCCGGCGGGGGTGAGCGTGATGAAGGTCGCGGGCTTGCGCCCCGCGAAGGCCTTGGCGATGTCGACGTAGCCGGCGGCCTCGAGCTTGGCCAGGTGGGTGGTCAGATTCCCTGCCGTCATGTCGAGGAGCTTCTGCAGGGCGGGGAAGGTGATGTCGTCGCCGTCGGTGAGCGCCTCGGTGAGCGCCGTCATGATCCGCAGCCTCGCCGGTGCATGGATGACGGGATCGAGATCGTTCACGCGGTGTCCCGACGCGGCTCGAGCGGCAGGACGCCACGGCCGAGGAGGACCGCGACCACGAGCATCGCGATGGGACCGGCGACCGCGTAGACGAGGTAGTGCACGGGTGTGCCGAGGAACGTCGCGATCCCGGCGACGGCGATGAACACGACGCCGAGGACGTACTGCGGGAGGGAGCGCCAGAGCGCTCCGCCGCCGAGGTAGAGGATCCCGACGACGAGGGCGAACATCCCGGGGTAGAGCACGGCGGCCGTCTCGGGCGGGAGGCCGGTGCGCTGGATGCCCGCGAGGAGGATCGATGCGCCGACCATGGCCACCGTCCACGACCAGCCGTACAGCATCCCCTGGATGCGGGAGGCTCCGCGAATCCCGGATGAGGCGCTGCGCACCCCCGTCGTGATCGACCAGACGATCGCGAGCACGATGCAGGCGGCGAAGACCGGCCACGCCGCGGCTGCGGGAACGAGGGGATCGGGCACAGCGGACAGGTACAGGGCGCCGAAACCGATCGCCCAGGCCGCTGCCCACACCACCAGCAGCACGACGTAGCTGCGCACCAGGCGGCTCTGGGTCATCCGCTGCTGGGACTGCATGACCCGCAGCATCCGCTCCGCCTGGTCTCTCTGGGGGTTCGTTGCGTCACTCACGCAAACAACTTTGCATTGCAAACTCAGGCTGTCAAGCTCAGGCTTCATCGGTTTGCATCGCGCGGGCCCGCGCCGCTATGGTCGGCGCATGCATTCGGCCGCGCTCGACTCCGCCACGCTCGCTCCGAGCGTCGCTCCTGCGCGCCGACGTCTGGACGGACGCCGACTCTAGGCGACCCCGCGCACCTCCCTGGAGGGGAGTCACGGGCGTCGCCGTCGGCAGCCCACGACCCCAGACTCTAAGGTGGAATCCATGACATATTCGGTCGCCGTCTCCGGCGCATCCGGCTATGCGGGCGGTGAGATCCTCCGAATCCTCGCCGCACATCCCGACGTCGAGATCCGCACGGTCACCGCGCACTCCAACGCCGGGCAGCAGCTCATCGAGCAACAGCCCCATCTGCGCTCGCTGGCGCACCTGACGCTCCAGGAGACCACTCCGGAGGTGCTCTCCGGTCACGACATCGTCTTCCTCGCGCTTCCGCACGGACAATCGGGGCAGTACACCGACGCGCTGTCGGACACGCCGCTCGTCATCGACGCCGGTGCCGACCATCGGCTGGAGTCGATGACCGAATGGGATCGTTTCTACGGGGGCGTCTTCCACGACCCGTGGGCCTACGGGGTACCCGAACTCCTCGTCGGCGAGGGCAGGCAGCGCGACCTGCTGCGCGGTGCGACCCGCATCGCCGCCCCCGGATGCAACGCCTCCACGGTCAGCCTGAGCCTTGCGCCCGGGGTCGCGGGCGGTGTCATCGACCCGGGCGACATCGTCACCGTACTCGCGGTCGGACCCTCGGGCGCGGGCAAGAGCCTGAAGCCGCATCTTCTCGGCAGCGAGATCCTCGGCACCGCCAACCCCTACGCGGTCGGCGGCAGTCATCGCCACATCCCCGAGATCCGCCAGGCGCTCGCCGCTGCGATGTCGGAGACCGCCGCCGCCATCCGGATCTCCTTCACACCGGTCATCGTGCCGATGGCGCGCGGCATCCTCGCCACCTCCAGCGCGCCGATCGTCCCGGGCGTCACCGACGACGAGATCCGGAGCGCGTGGGAACGGGCGTACGGCGACGAGACCTTCGTGCAGCTGCTTCCTGCGGGGCACTTCCCCCGCACGGCCGACGTGCTCGGCGCCAACACGGCGCTGATGGGGCTCGCGATCGACCGCGATGCGAACCGCGTGATCGTCGTCACCGCGGTCGACAACCTCGTCAAGGGAACCGCGGGAGCCGCCGTGCAGTCCATGAACATCGCGCTCGGCCTTCCCGAGGGTCGAGCGCTCACCGTGAACGGAGTCGCCCCGTGAACATCGACGACGACAGGCCGCACGGGTTCGCCTCCCGCGGTGTCACCGCACCCCAGGGCTTCGAGGCGGCCGGCGTCGCCGTGGGACTGAAGTCGACCGGCAACCCCGACGTCGCCGTCGTCGTCAACCGTGGTCCGCTCAAAGTCGGCGCCGCGGTCTTCACGAGCAATCGGGCCAAGGCCAACCCCATCCTGTGGTCGGAGCAGGTGATCCGGGACGGCGTCGTGGAAGCGATCGTGCTGAACTCCGGCGGTGCCAACTGCTTCACCGGGGCGTTCGGCTTCCAGACCACGCACCAGACCGCCGAGAAGGCCGCTGAACTGCTCGGCGTCGGCGCCGGCGACATCCTGGTCTGCTCCACCGGCCTCATCGGGACCGGCGACGAGGTGTTCCGGCAGAAGGTGCTCGACGGGACGGAGCGAGCGATCCAGGCGCTCGACCCGGACGGCGGCGATGCAGCATCCGAAGCCATCATGACGACCGACTCCCGCCCGAAACGGGCTGTCGAGGCCAGTCACGGATGGACGATCGGAGGGATGGCGAAGGGCGCAGGGATGCTGGCCCCGGGCCTCGCCACGATGCTCGTCGTCGTCACCACCGACGCCGTCCTCACCGCCGAGGAGGCCGATGCGCATCTGCGCGCAGCGACCCGCACGACCTTCGACCGGCTGGACTCCGACGGATGCATGTCGACGAACGACCAGGTGACCCTCATGGTCAGCGGCGCGTCGGGCGTGACGCCTGATCCGGAGGAATTCCGGCGGCGGCTGACCGCCGTATGCGACGACCTCGCCGGTCAGCTCCAGGCCGACGCGGAGGGCGCCAGTCACGACATCAGCATCCAGGTCACGAACGCGGCATCCGAGGACGATGCCGTGGTCGTCGGCCGCTCGGTCGCCCGCAACAACCTCTTCAAGGCAGCGATCTTCGGCAACGACCCCAACTGGGGTCGCGTGCTCGCGGCGATCGGAACCACCGACGCCGCGTTCGACCCCTACGACGTCGACGTGTGGATGAACGGCGTCCGCGTGTGCACCCAGGGCGGCCCCGACCGCCCTCGCGAGGAGGTCGACCTGACGCCGCGCGCCGCGGTGGTCCGCATCGACCTCAAGGCGGGCGACGCTCACGCGCTCATCCGTACCAACGACCTCACTCACGACTACGTCCACGAGAACAGCGCGTACTCCTCATGACCGACATCCAGACCACCGACCCGGGTGAAGCCAGCGCGAGAGCCGCCGTCCTCATCGACTCGCTTCCGTGGCTCCGGCGTTTCCGCGACCAGGTCATCGTGATCAAGTACGGCGGCAACGCCATGGTCAGCGAAGAGCTGCAAGACGCGTTCGCCGCGGACATGGCCTACCTCCGCTACGCGGGCGTGAAGCCGGTCGTCGTGCACGGCGGCGGCCCGCAGATCTCCTCCATGCTCGACCGGCTCGAGATCCCGAGCGAGTTCAAGGGCGGCTACCGGGTCACCAGCACAGAGGCCATCTCGGTGGTACGCATGGTGCTCACCGGTCAGATCAATCCGCAGCTCGTGGGGAAGATCAACACGCACGGGCCGCTGGCGACGGGCCTGAGCGGCGAGGATGCGGGGCTGTTCGGCGGCCGCCGACGAGGCGTCACCATCGACGGCATCGAGCACGACCTCGGACGGGTGGGAGATGTCGTCGAGGTCGACCCGCAGCCGGTCCTCGACCATCTCGCGGCCGGCCGCATCCCGGTGGTCTCCAGCATCGCGCCCGACCTCGATCGCCCGGGGGCGTCGCTGAACGTCAACGCCGACGCGGCGGCGTCGGCACTCGCAGTGGCGCTGAAGGCCGTCAAGCTCGTGGTCCTCACCGACGTGCCGGGCCTGTACGCCGATTGGCCGAACCGCGACTCCCTCGTCTCGCACCTGACCTCGTCGGCTCTGCGGGAGATGCTCCCGACGCTGGAGTCGGGCATGATCCCGAAGATGCAGGCGTGCCTCGAGGCGGTCGAGGGAGGCGTCGAGACGGCGGCGATCATCGATGGGCGGGTGCCGCATTCGGTGCTCGTGGAGATCTTCACCAGCAACGGAATCGGAACAGAGGTGGTGCGAGGATGACCTGGCAGGATGACGCGGGACGCGACCTCGTCCGCAGCTTCGGCGATCGCATGGCGATGTTCGTCCGGGGTGAGGGCGCGTACCTCTGGGATGACGCGGGGACCCGCTATCTCGATTTCCTCGGCGGCATCGCCGTGAACTCCCTCGGGCACGCCCACCCCGTGTTCGTCGAGGCGGTGGCGCGACAGGCGGCGACCCTCGCACACGTGTCTAACTATTTCGCCACGCCCCCGCAGCTGGGGCTCGCCGCGCAGCTGAAGCGACTGGCCGGCACCGGCGAGCGCGGACGGGTGTACTTCGGAAACTCCGGCGCCGAGGCCAACGAGGCCGCCTTCAAGCTGGCCCGGCTGCACGGCGGGGCCGAACGTCCCCGCATCCTGGCCCTGCGTGACGCATTCCACGGACGCACGATGGGAACGCTGGCGCTGACCGGCAAGTCCTGGATGCAGGAGCCCTTCCTTCCAATGGTGCCCGGAGTGGAGTTCATCGACTCGACGGTCGAGGCGCTCGAGGCCGCGATCGACGGAGGCGTGGCAGCGCTCTTCGTGGAGCCGATCAAGGGCGAAGCAGGCGTGGTGGAGCTTCCCACCGGATACCTCGCGGCGGCACGGGAGATCACCGAGCGCCACGGCGCCCTGCTCATCGTCGACGAGATCCAGACCGGGGCCGGCCGGACGGGGGAGTGGTTCGCCTTCCAACACGCAGGCATCACCCCCGACGCCGTCACGGTGGCCAAGGGTATCGGCGGCGGGTTCCCGATCGGGGCGCTCATCACCTTCGGGGGGGCCAGCGAGCTCTTCTACCCCGGCACGCACGGTTCCACCTTCGGCGGCAACGCCCTCGGCACCGCGGTCGCCGCCGCAGTCCTCGCGGAGATCGAGCGTGCGGACCTCCTCACCAACGCCCGGGACCGCGGTCGGCAGCTGCGCGACGCGATCACGGCGATCGACTCGGACCTGATCGAGGGATGCCGCGGCCAGGGCCTGCTGATCGGTGTCGCGTTGCGTCATCCACTCGCCAAGGCCCTCGTCGCGGCGGCCCAGCAGCACGGTCTGATCGTCAACGCCCCCAACGACACCACCATCCGGCTCGCGCCGGCCCTGACGATCGGCGACGTCGAGGTCGACGACTTCGTCGCCCTCTTCACCGCTGCGATCCGCTCGGTGGAGGACGCACTCGTCCTCGACGGCGCGGGCGCGACATCCGGCGAAGGGAAAGGATCGAAATGACGCGCCATCTTCTTCGCGACGACGATCTGTCCGCCGCCGAACAGCGGGAGATCCTCGACCTGGCTGTCGAGCTCAAGAGCGAGCGATGGAGCCTCCGGCCCCTCGAAGGTCCTCAGACGGTGGCCGTGATCTTCGACAAGTCCTCCACCCGGACCCGGGTGTCGTTCGCGGTCGGCATCGCCGATCTCGGCGGCTCGCCGCTGATCATCTCCACCGCCAACAGTCAATTGGGCGGCAAGGAGACGCCGTCTGACACCGCACGGGTCCTCGAGCGTCAGGTCGCGGCCATCGTCTGGCGCACCTATGCGCAGGCGGGTCTGGAGGAGATGGCCGCGGGAACCCGGGTTCCCGTCGTCAACGCCCTGTCCGACGACTTCCACCCGTGTCAGCTGTTGGCCGACCTCCTCACGATCCGCGAGCACAAGGGCGACCTCGCAGGCCTCACGCTCTCGTTCTTCGGAGACGGACGCTCGAACATGGCGCACTCCTACCTCCTCGCGGGGGTGACGGCGGGCATGCACGTCCGCGTCGCCTCGCCCGAGGACTACGCACCGCGTGACGACGTCGTCGAGGCGGCCGACCGTCGAGCCGCGGAGACCGGCGGCAGCGTGGTGCTCTTCACCGACCCCAACGAGGCGGCGGCCGGCGCCGATGTCATCGTCACCGACACGTGGGTGTCGATGGGCAAAGAGGAGGAGAAGCTCGCCCGCCTTCGCGATCTCGGGTCGTACAAGGTCACGACCGAGCTCATGTCGCTGGCCGCCGACGACGCCATCTTCATCCACTGCCTTCCCGCCGATCGGGGGTACGAGGTGGACGCTGAGGTCATCGACGGCCCGCAGAGCGTCGTGTGGGACGAGGCGGAGAACCGCCTGCACGCACAGAAGGCGCTGCTGGTGTGGCTGCTGCGTCAGCAGTGACCGATCGGGCAACCGGAGCCCTGGCCCGCAACTGGGGTCGGCTGAACGGGGACGGACGGCTTGCCGGGATCGACCTGGCCCGGGGCCTGGCTGTGCTGGGGATGTTCGCCGCGCACCTGCTGGTGACCCCCGAGCTGCTGTGGACGATCCCCGCCACGTGGCTGGGAATCGTCGACGGTCGGTCCTCCATCCTGTTCGCCACCCTGGCAGGGGTCTCGATCGGACTCGTGACCGGCGGACCGCGCCCGCTTGCGCGCGAGGCGATGGCGGTCGCCAGAATGCGTCTGGGTGTCCGCGCGGGGTTCCTCTGGGGACTCGGCGTGCTGCTCATCGCCTCCGGTGTGCCGGTGTACGTCATCCTTCCCGCCTACGCGATCATGTTCGTCCTGGCTCTGCCGTTCACCAGGCTCAGGGCCTCCACTCTGCTCGTCATCGCGGCAGGACTGGCGGTGGTGATGCCGTGGATCCAGGTGCTCCTGGATGAGGCGCCCCTGTGGTCGACCCCTCTCGGCGATGAAGTGTCGGCGGCCATCGGCTGGCACTACCCGTTCCCCGTCTGGATGGCCTTCGTCCTCGCGGGTCTCGGGCTCGCGCGCGCCGACCTCGCCCGGCTGCGGGTCCAGCTGATCGCGCTCGCGGCGGGGATCGTGCTGGCTGCCCTCGGGTACGGGCTCGACACGGCGGCGCGCGGGAGCGGCGATCCGGTCATGCCCACCCTGTGGAGCGAGGTCTGGACGGCGGAACCCCACTCGAGCGGACTGCTCGAGGTCGTCGGATCCGGCGGGTTCGCCATCGCCACCATCGCCGCCTCGCTCCTGGTGTGCCGCACGGTCGTCGTCTGGCTCGTTCTGCCGTTGCGCGCCGTCGGTGCCATGCCCCTCACCGCGTACACCGCGCAGATCATCGTGTGGGCGGTCATCGCCCTGGTGGTCTTCGGAAACACGAGTCTTCTCACGCCGTTCCGAGAACTCGAACCCTTCTGGCCCCTGACGCTGGGCATCGTCGCGGGATGCACGGCATGGGCGCTGCTCATCGGACGAGGTCCGTTGGAGTGGGCATTCGAGCGAGTGTCGAAGCTGATCGTGCCGAGCACGTTGACGAAGAGGAGCAATCCGTGACCAAGGACGAACAGACCAACGAGGGTGCTCTCTGGGGCGCGCGTTTCGCCTCAGGCCCGTCGCCGGAGCTCGCGGCGCTGAGTGTGTCGACGCAGTTCGACTGGGCGTTGGCGCCCTACGACATCGCCGGATCACACGCGCATGCGAAGGCGTTGGCGGCAGCGGGTTACCTCACCGCCGACGAGGAACAGCGGATGCACGATGGTCTGGACCGTCTCCTCGATACGGTGCGCAAAGGGACCCTCCGTCCCCGGCCATCGGACGAGGACGTGCACGGTGCGCTGGAGGCGGCGCTGATCGCCGCGGTCGGGCCGGAACTCGGCGGCAAGCTGCGGGCCGGCCGAAGCCGGAACGATCAGATCGCGACGCTCGTGCGGATGTATCTGGTCGATCACGCCGCGGTGATCGCTCGTGATGTGCTGCGTCTCATCGATGCGATCGTCGCTCAGGCTGAGGCGCACGCGGATGCGATCATGCCCGGCCGCACGCATCTCCAGCACGCGCAGCCGGTGCTTCTGGCCCACCACCTCCAGGCTCACGCCTGGCCACTCGTGCGCGACCTCGAGCGGCTCCGTGATTGGCGTCTGCGAGCCGACGCGTCGCCGTATGGGGCGGGCGCTCTCGCCGGATCGACACTGGGACTGGACCCGGCGCTGGTCGCCCGTGAGGTCGGCCTCGGACGGCCCACCGAGAACTCGATGGACGGCACCGCCGCCCGTGACGTCGTGGCCGAGTTCGCCTACGTCGCGGCGCAGATCGGCGTCGACCTCAGCCGCTTCGCGGAAGACATCATCCTATGGAACACCCGCGAATTCTCCTTCGTCATCCTCGACGACGGCTTCTCCACGGGCTCGAGCATCATGCCGCAGAAGAAGAACCCCGACATCGCGGAGCTCGCCCGCGGGAAGACCGGCAGACTCATCGGCAATCTGACCGGACTGCTGACGATGCTCAAGGGCCTTCCGCTTGCCTACAACCGCGACCTGCAGGAGGACAAGGAACCGGTCTTCGACAGCGTCCAGACGCTCGAGGTGGTCCTTCCCGCCTTCGCGGGCATGGTCGCCACTGCCCGATTCGACGTCGATCGCATGCGTGCGCTGGCTCCCGCAGGGTTCTCCTTGGCGACGGACGTCGCGGAGTGGCTCGTCAAGCGCGGGGTACCGTTCCGCGATGCGCATGAGATCTCGGGCGCGCTCGTGCGGGCCTGCGAGGAGCAGGGGATCGGCCTGGAGGACGTCGACGACGAACTGCTCGCCGCGGTCTCGCCCCACCTGGCACCGGATGTCCGGACGGTACTGACGGTCGAGGGTTCCGTCGCAAGTCGCTCCGGCGTCGGCGGCACCGCGCCCCACCGCGTCGCCGAGCAGCGTGCCGAGCTCGTCGCCCGGGCACAGTCGGCGGCAGCTCCCTTTCTTCACTATCAGTAAGTAACCGATATCTGCCGGATTATCAATATCAAATTGATACTTCGGGCTTTATCAGTTGTAGGCTGATCCTATGCCAACCGTCGTGATCGCAGACATCGTCTCGTCTCGCGAGCTTGCGAACAGGAGGGCGGCGCAGCGCGACCTGGAAACCGCGCTCGCCCGGGTCGCCGAAGATGGGCCGCCCGCCGAACGCGCACTCCTTCCCGTCGTCGGCGATGAGATGCAGGGGGTGTATCCGCATCTCTCGTCTGCGCTCGCAGCGACCCTCTTGCTTCAGCTCGCCCTCCCCGAAGGTGTCGAGCTCCGATTCGGCATCGGCCTCGGCGACATCGAGGAGATCCCGTCGGTCGGCGGAGCGC is part of the Microbacterium sp. ET2 genome and harbors:
- a CDS encoding acetylornithine transaminase; translated protein: MTWQDDAGRDLVRSFGDRMAMFVRGEGAYLWDDAGTRYLDFLGGIAVNSLGHAHPVFVEAVARQAATLAHVSNYFATPPQLGLAAQLKRLAGTGERGRVYFGNSGAEANEAAFKLARLHGGAERPRILALRDAFHGRTMGTLALTGKSWMQEPFLPMVPGVEFIDSTVEALEAAIDGGVAALFVEPIKGEAGVVELPTGYLAAAREITERHGALLIVDEIQTGAGRTGEWFAFQHAGITPDAVTVAKGIGGGFPIGALITFGGASELFYPGTHGSTFGGNALGTAVAAAVLAEIERADLLTNARDRGRQLRDAITAIDSDLIEGCRGQGLLIGVALRHPLAKALVAAAQQHGLIVNAPNDTTIRLAPALTIGDVEVDDFVALFTAAIRSVEDALVLDGAGATSGEGKGSK
- the argB gene encoding acetylglutamate kinase is translated as MTDIQTTDPGEASARAAVLIDSLPWLRRFRDQVIVIKYGGNAMVSEELQDAFAADMAYLRYAGVKPVVVHGGGPQISSMLDRLEIPSEFKGGYRVTSTEAISVVRMVLTGQINPQLVGKINTHGPLATGLSGEDAGLFGGRRRGVTIDGIEHDLGRVGDVVEVDPQPVLDHLAAGRIPVVSSIAPDLDRPGASLNVNADAAASALAVALKAVKLVVLTDVPGLYADWPNRDSLVSHLTSSALREMLPTLESGMIPKMQACLEAVEGGVETAAIIDGRVPHSVLVEIFTSNGIGTEVVRG
- a CDS encoding transcriptional regulator codes for the protein MNDLDPVIHAPARLRIMTALTEALTDGDDITFPALQKLLDMTAGNLTTHLAKLEAAGYVDIAKAFAGRKPATFITLTPAGRTAFRTYRAHLLDLLGGSS
- a CDS encoding ABC transporter permease, with translation MSTLALAATHARYNLVETSRVPIAVLGSLVFPSLAFCLFVLPQPAVRGSAEFATAALCSMVVFAFMSAGLFSLGIELAEQRAKPWAPYLRTLPGAASARILGLLSATLVISVMAMVPLLVIGGLFTQARPEPLNALGAIALAVVTAAPSGLIGILIGTLTGPKAAIAVTQVAMFLLAFGGGLFLPPQLFPGWLDVASAFLPVRQAREIVVNVALGTEVPLWAVIGIAAWTLALSLVAVIAYRRDEGRRYR
- a CDS encoding NAD-dependent epimerase/dehydratase family protein yields the protein MTNVLILGGTGWLSGRVARAWVDAGARVTCLARGGRPAPEGAELVIADRSNPGAYDAVARREWDEVVEISSAPEHVSSAVAALAAVSHHLTYVSSLSVYAANDVVGADEAADVSAPLRPGEEYDYSRAKAAAEASVRDVFGDRAAIVRPGLIVGPDDPTDRFGYWVARVALAGVEPVLTPTLAGRMSQVIDVDDLAAFLVACGAARLPIVANAVGDPMPFRTLVDTAREVASHRGDLVEADDEWLVAHDVQFWMGPRSLPLWLPSDMPGFATRSNTAYRAAGGPLRDLGDTLRRTFADETARGLDRERRSGLTRAEEEELISARRRAE
- the argC gene encoding N-acetyl-gamma-glutamyl-phosphate reductase is translated as MTYSVAVSGASGYAGGEILRILAAHPDVEIRTVTAHSNAGQQLIEQQPHLRSLAHLTLQETTPEVLSGHDIVFLALPHGQSGQYTDALSDTPLVIDAGADHRLESMTEWDRFYGGVFHDPWAYGVPELLVGEGRQRDLLRGATRIAAPGCNASTVSLSLAPGVAGGVIDPGDIVTVLAVGPSGAGKSLKPHLLGSEILGTANPYAVGGSHRHIPEIRQALAAAMSETAAAIRISFTPVIVPMARGILATSSAPIVPGVTDDEIRSAWERAYGDETFVQLLPAGHFPRTADVLGANTALMGLAIDRDANRVIVVTAVDNLVKGTAGAAVQSMNIALGLPEGRALTVNGVAP
- the argJ gene encoding bifunctional glutamate N-acetyltransferase/amino-acid acetyltransferase ArgJ — translated: MNIDDDRPHGFASRGVTAPQGFEAAGVAVGLKSTGNPDVAVVVNRGPLKVGAAVFTSNRAKANPILWSEQVIRDGVVEAIVLNSGGANCFTGAFGFQTTHQTAEKAAELLGVGAGDILVCSTGLIGTGDEVFRQKVLDGTERAIQALDPDGGDAASEAIMTTDSRPKRAVEASHGWTIGGMAKGAGMLAPGLATMLVVVTTDAVLTAEEADAHLRAATRTTFDRLDSDGCMSTNDQVTLMVSGASGVTPDPEEFRRRLTAVCDDLAGQLQADAEGASHDISIQVTNAASEDDAVVVGRSVARNNLFKAAIFGNDPNWGRVLAAIGTTDAAFDPYDVDVWMNGVRVCTQGGPDRPREEVDLTPRAAVVRIDLKAGDAHALIRTNDLTHDYVHENSAYSS
- a CDS encoding ABC transporter ATP-binding protein — protein: MTRPAQLLGVTKRFGNLAALDDVSLDVDAGECVGLLGPNGAGKTTALSLLTGVRQPSSGTVRLFGADPRDPAARRTLGSTPQATALPESLRVREVLELVAAHYPVPAPRDQIVSEFGLDDLVDKLCGGLSGGQQRRVAVAMAFVGDPRLVLLDEPTTGLDVEGRRALWEAVRARHAAGCTVIVTSHHLEEIEQLAERVVVIDRGRIRADDTLSAIMAGVGRRRVTLRGVEPSLLQALEPDAAITSIDGASPDPRALVSAVVSDADDFVRKLVAHDLPFFDLQVRGATLEEAFLSLTSPSAR